One genomic segment of Nonomuraea coxensis DSM 45129 includes these proteins:
- a CDS encoding acetyl-CoA C-acetyltransferase, which translates to MPEAVIVATARSPIGRAFKGSLKDIRPDDLTVQMIQAALAKVPQLDPHTIDDIMLGCGLPGGEQGFNLARVVAVLLGLDDVPGTTVTRYCSSSLQTTRMAFHAIKAGEGDVFVSAGVETVSRFVKGNSDSLPDTHNPLFLDALARTKSYTEGGKTWHDPREDGDVPDVYIAMGQTAENVAQLRGVSRQEQDEFGVRSQNLAEKALADGFWAKDITPVTLPDGTVVSQDDGPRPGTTYEKVAGLQPVFRPDGTVTAGNCCPLNDGAAAVVIMSDVKAAELGITPLARIISTGVSGLSPEIMGLGPVDASRQALARAGMAIEDVDLVEINEAFAAQVIPSYQELGIDLDRLNVNGGAIAVGHPFGMTGARITSTLINGLQHRDKTIGLETMCVGGGQGMAMLLERLS; encoded by the coding sequence ATGCCCGAGGCAGTCATCGTCGCAACCGCGCGTTCGCCCATCGGACGAGCCTTCAAGGGGTCGCTCAAGGACATCAGGCCCGACGACCTGACCGTGCAGATGATCCAGGCGGCCCTGGCCAAGGTGCCCCAGCTCGATCCGCACACCATCGACGACATCATGCTGGGCTGCGGCCTGCCCGGCGGCGAGCAGGGCTTCAACCTGGCCCGGGTGGTGGCGGTGCTGCTCGGGCTCGACGACGTGCCGGGCACCACCGTGACCCGCTACTGCTCCTCGTCGCTCCAGACCACCCGCATGGCCTTCCACGCCATCAAGGCGGGCGAGGGCGACGTGTTCGTCTCCGCGGGCGTGGAGACCGTCTCGCGCTTCGTCAAGGGCAACTCCGACTCGCTGCCCGACACGCACAACCCGCTCTTCCTGGACGCGCTGGCCCGCACCAAGTCCTACACCGAGGGCGGCAAGACCTGGCACGACCCGCGCGAGGACGGCGACGTGCCCGACGTCTACATCGCGATGGGCCAGACCGCCGAGAACGTCGCCCAGCTCCGCGGGGTCAGCCGCCAGGAGCAGGACGAGTTCGGCGTGCGCTCCCAGAACCTCGCCGAGAAGGCGCTGGCCGACGGTTTCTGGGCCAAGGACATCACGCCCGTCACGCTGCCCGACGGCACCGTGGTGAGCCAGGACGACGGGCCCCGGCCTGGCACCACGTACGAGAAGGTCGCCGGCCTCCAGCCGGTCTTCCGCCCGGACGGCACGGTCACGGCGGGCAACTGCTGCCCGCTCAACGACGGCGCCGCCGCCGTGGTGATCATGAGTGACGTCAAGGCGGCCGAGCTGGGCATCACGCCGCTGGCCCGCATCATCTCCACCGGCGTCTCGGGGCTGTCGCCGGAGATCATGGGCCTCGGCCCGGTGGACGCCTCGCGGCAGGCGCTGGCGCGGGCCGGGATGGCCATCGAGGACGTCGACCTGGTCGAGATCAACGAGGCGTTCGCCGCGCAGGTCATCCCGTCCTACCAGGAGCTGGGCATCGACCTCGACCGGCTCAACGTCAACGGCGGGGCCATCGCGGTCGGTCACCCGTTCGGCATGACCGGCGCCCGCATCACCTCCACGCTCATCAACGGCCTCCAGCACCGCGACAAGACCATCGGCCTGGAGACGATGTGCGTGGGCGGCGGCCAGGGCATGGCCATGCTCCTGGAGCGCCTGAGCTGA
- a CDS encoding PPOX class F420-dependent oxidoreductase, with protein MDLDKAVAFLRGNHNAVLLTRHRDGRPQMSPVTVGVQGPYIVVSTRETAFKTRNVRHDPNVSLCAFTSAFYGQWIQVDGTAEVISLPEAMEPLVDYYRDISGEHPDWEDYRAAMVRERRVLLRITPVHAGPDRSG; from the coding sequence ATGGACCTCGACAAGGCAGTGGCCTTCCTCCGCGGCAATCACAACGCCGTCCTGCTCACCCGGCATCGCGATGGGCGCCCGCAGATGTCGCCGGTGACGGTCGGCGTGCAGGGGCCGTACATCGTCGTCAGCACGCGCGAGACGGCGTTCAAGACCCGCAACGTGCGGCACGACCCCAACGTGTCGCTGTGCGCCTTCACGAGCGCCTTCTACGGCCAGTGGATCCAGGTCGACGGCACCGCCGAGGTCATCTCCCTGCCCGAGGCCATGGAGCCGCTGGTCGACTACTACCGCGACATCTCGGGCGAGCATCCCGACTGGGAGGACTACCGCGCCGCCATGGTCCGCGAGCGGCGCGTCCTGCTGCGCATCACGCCGGTCCACGCCGGCCCCGACCGGTCGGGCTGA
- a CDS encoding DUF4287 domain-containing protein, whose amino-acid sequence MSLNHSPETQTKLIARVPTITGRELPEWFQAIDNGPAFLRCAERANWLADEHGLTHGYAAAIVHEHERHRRNRMGFI is encoded by the coding sequence ATGTCCTTGAACCACTCACCGGAGACGCAGACGAAGCTGATCGCAAGGGTCCCCACGATAACGGGACGCGAACTCCCCGAGTGGTTCCAAGCCATCGACAACGGCCCGGCCTTCCTCAGGTGTGCCGAGCGGGCCAACTGGCTCGCCGACGAGCACGGGCTGACCCACGGCTACGCCGCCGCGATCGTCCACGAGCACGAGCGGCACCGCCGTAACCGGATGGGCTTCATCTAG
- a CDS encoding Bax inhibitor-1/YccA family protein, which translates to MESKNPVFSRTRRQAGAWSGPAPSPDMLQNMYDSPSYAPPSRPAFRTMTLDDVVVRGFLTLGTLILAAAAAWVLNVPPVFAIVGAVVALVLGLIASFTQSTNPALILGYAFFEGIFLGKISQLFEGAISGIVLQAVLGTAFAFGAVLTVYALRVVRVTPKLVKFTIAAAMAALGLVLVNLLVGIFNGVGLGLRTDSPIGWAFSIVMILIGCFFLLLDFDSVEQGVRQGAPEKFAWQCAFGLTLSLVWIYLEVLRFVSYFSDGD; encoded by the coding sequence CATGCTGCAGAACATGTACGACTCCCCGTCGTACGCACCCCCGAGCCGGCCCGCGTTCCGCACCATGACCCTCGACGACGTGGTGGTGCGCGGGTTCCTGACCCTGGGCACGCTGATCCTCGCCGCGGCGGCGGCCTGGGTGCTCAACGTGCCGCCCGTGTTCGCGATCGTCGGCGCGGTCGTGGCGCTGGTCCTTGGCCTGATCGCCTCGTTCACGCAGAGCACCAACCCGGCGCTCATCCTGGGCTACGCCTTCTTCGAGGGCATCTTCCTGGGCAAGATCAGCCAGCTTTTCGAGGGCGCCATCAGCGGCATCGTGCTGCAGGCGGTGCTCGGCACGGCCTTCGCCTTCGGCGCCGTGCTGACCGTCTACGCGCTGCGGGTCGTGCGGGTGACGCCCAAGCTGGTGAAGTTCACGATCGCGGCCGCCATGGCGGCCCTGGGCCTCGTGCTGGTCAACCTGCTGGTCGGCATCTTCAACGGCGTCGGCCTCGGGCTGCGCACCGACAGCCCCATCGGCTGGGCGTTCAGCATCGTCATGATCCTGATCGGCTGCTTCTTCCTGCTGCTCGACTTCGACTCGGTCGAGCAGGGCGTCCGCCAGGGCGCGCCGGAGAAGTTCGCCTGGCAGTGCGCGTTCGGCCTGACGCTGAGCCTCGTCTGGATCTACCTGGAGGTTCTGCGCTTCGTCAGCTATTTCAGCGACGGTGACTGA